In the Pirellulales bacterium genome, TCAGCCCAGTGACTTCGACGACGACGGCGGTCCTTGGTAGCCCGTCAACTAACGCTTCCCGCGTCCTGCTTTTGTCGTACGGCCACGCGGTTTGATCGCCGATCACGGCGACGTAGTTAGTCGTGCCCGGAGGCGCGTCTTTGTCGTCAGGGCAACGCAGGGCATCCGGCATCTTGTCAATGAGCGGTCGATTATGCGGGCCGTCCCACGGCTCATCGAAGTCGTACTGACTGGCGAGTCCGTCGCCGAAGTAGGGAAGCAGTAGCGCACGCCAACTATGCATGGGCCGGCCGTGACGATCGACGACATACGCCGGCGGCAATGCATCGTAGACGTCATAGTAGTTTGATAAAGCCAGCCCGATTTGCTTTAGATTGTCGCTGCACCGCGCGCGACCCGAAGCTTCACGAGAACCAACCTCCGGCATTAGTAATGCGATCAGAATGCCGGCAAACACCACGAAGAGAATCAATATCTGAAGAAGCTGCGACACGGACCGTGATTTAGGCGTGTGAGGATGCATGCATCGATTCTATCAGCGCGTGCGCCCTGCCGAGTACTTGTGCGGTGGCGGATGCCGCCAAACGGCTCTGCCCGGAATCTGGTGGCGTCGGACGGCAGAAAACCTGCGGAAACGGGCATGCCAGATGGACGATCGTGTATACGATATTCTACAAGTGCGCGCGGCCGAAGGCTGTGGCTTCCGAGAACCGCCGTCGTGGCGCGACAATTAAGTTCGCTCGCGAACGTCAGTACGCCGAGTTCGTTTTTCATCCAGGTCATTCATGTTCAGACTCACAACTATCCTTTCCGTCCTGTTGGCTGTCTTGGCGATTGCGGTCCACGCGCTCGCGGCGGAGCAAGAGGTTGTTGACGAAGCCGCGGCGATCATGAAAATCGAGTTGCTGGGTGGTAAGGTGCTGCGTGACACGGCAGCGCCTGAGGGGCCGGTTGTGGGGGTCGACTTTTCCGGCAGCGGCCGGATCAACGACCGGTACTGGCACCTGTTGAAATCTTTTCCGCAGCTACGGCAGCTCGACTTGCGCGAAACGCCGATTACAGATGCGAGCCTGAAGCGGCTTGCCGAGCTGCCTACGCTGACGACGTTGAATCTTGCCAATACGGCGATCACCGACGCAGGCTTGCGCGAACTGGCGGCGCTGCCGGGCCTGACGGCGCTTGATCTGGGCGAAACTCACATCACGGATGCGGGGCTAAAGACATTGGCCGCGGTGAAAGGCCTGGAGCGGCTTGAGCTGCGAGGCACGCGAATCAAAGATGCCGGGGTTAGCGAGCTGCGGGCGCTTGAGAATTTGAAATCGCTCGGGTTGCAGTCGACGCCGATTACCGCTGCCAGCCTGCCGGTTTTGGCGAGCATGCCAGGGCTGACGTCGTTGGATCTGAACTACACCGACGTTTCGACCGCGGGACTGACGGCGCTACGGCACCTCGAAAATTTGACCACGCTCAAGCTGGCCGACACGAAATTGACAAGTGATGACGTAAAAATCATCGCCCAAATGCGTGGTCTGACACAACTCGACGTCGTGTTCAACCTGCTCAAAGATGCCGACCTGGCCGAGCTGCGCGTGCTGACGAACTTGCACGAACTGAATCTCGGCAACAACATGCCGATCTCGGACGCCGGGATCGAGCAACTACGCGATTTGAAGGAGTTGACGACGCTCAAACTATCGCAAGCCCGAATTACAGATCGGGCTTTGACGGTGCTCAGTGGGTTTACCAACTTAACGACCCTCGATTTATTCGGGACGAAGATCTCGGACGCGGGGCTGGATGAGATCGCGAAGCTCAAGAACCTGACGAGCCTTTCGCTAGGCGGTACCCCGGTCACCGACGCCGGGCTGAAAAAACTGGTTGGGCTTACGAAGCTGACAACGCTGAATCTCAATAACACCCGCGTCACCGACGAGGGGCTGGCCGCGGTAGGCGCGTTTACGAACCTGACCGAACTGCAACTCGTGGGCTCGCAGATCACCGGCGAGGGGTTGAAGGAGTTGTCAGGGCTATCGAACCTGTCGATGCTCGCGATCGGCAACACGCACGTCAAGGATGCCCATCTCGGTGCGCTGGCCAGTTTACCCAAGCTAACGTCGCTCTACCTGGATGATGCGATGATCACCGACGCCGGATTAAAGGAGCTTGGCAAGTTGAGCAACTTGGAAGAACTGAGCGTCGGAGACAACGAAGTAACGGATGCAGGCGCGCGCGAGATCCGTGGATTGACTAAGCTCACCTTTCTCGAACTTGGAGGGACTAAGATCACGGATGCCGGTCTCGAAGAATTGCACGGGCTCGCGAACCTGCGCAGGCTCGACCTGATCGGCTGTGAACAGATCACGATGACCGGCGTGCAACAACTGCGTGAGCTACCTCGCCTTGCGCAGCTGAGTCTCAGCGAGTCAGTCGTCACCGGCAACGGTTATAAGATCCTCGCGGCGATCGAGAATTTGACGACGCTCGTTTTCAATCTCAATGGGACGTACACCGTAATCAAAGCGCGGCCGGCGGCGGAGTAGTCGCTTACTCGTCTGCCAGCATATTTACAGGATATTGCTCGCGCAATTGTTTGAGATAATAGCGACCTGCCATCTTGTTGCGCACTCTTTCAAGCTCGGTCGTCGGCCTCGGATGTTGCGGGGTATGCGTTGCGATCCAACTCAGGGCAATCGCGTTCTCGATGTACGACTGCTTCTGATTGTCCAGCGACATAGGACCATTCGCTGTACTCGCCACGAGTTCGTCGCGAGACTGCAGGCCTTGCTTGCGAAGTTTCTTCGGGATTTCTTTGCGCTCGAATTCCTCGCCTGCGGCTGTTTTGATCTTGTTGAATTGTTCGCTCGGTATCTGCTTGCGGACATCGAGCATCACTAATTTGATCTCGATCAAATGATTAATTCGACCTTCGGTTAGTTTCTTGCGAATGTTGTCGTGCTGATCGACAGGAATCTTTTTTGACTGCTCGAAGTCGAGAATCACCTGATCGACGAACGGCACGACATCCCGTTCCAGGATCAGCTCATCGCCGACACTTGCCAAGACCTTGGGTTCGCCGGCACCCACCGCGTCTTCGGCAGATGCCAGTGATTGACACAGTATGGTCGCTACGAGTAATCCTAGGCGAGTCGTCAAGCGGCGCATGTGCGTGTCCTCACGTGGCGTGGCATTACGGGCCGTAACGTAGGAAGCAGGATATCCGTGGCAGAATGAACGACGCGCGCGGGAAGGTAGCATTTCGACTACCGCAGGTCAACGCGACGTATGCACCGGCGGGGTCAGCCTGGCCGGCTGACAGCGAAATTCCCGGCCGGGCGACGCTCAATTGTTACCTGCGCCGGCGTGCCGCGGCGAACAACAGCACGCCTGTGGCGGCCAGCACCAGCGTGCCGGGCTCGGGCACGAGCTTGAATTCCGACAGTAGTTCCGGCGAGAAGACGGACGGGCTTTGGAAGAAGTAGTAGATCGACGAGGGGAGCGTTCCGATGCGCAGATCGTTCACGCCTGCGCCTTGCAGATCGACTTGTCCCGCGTTGACGAGACCGGCGTACAGGTCCAGATGTGCCGTGCCCGAGTAGTACGCCAGCGTGATGGTTTGATCGAGCGGGGTCCAGCCCAGGCTGGTCAGGAGTGCCCCGGCGCCGGGGTTGGTGTCTTCACGCACCGCCGTGATCACAACGGCCGAGGTCGAAATGGTGACGCGATTCGATCGTAGCCATTCTTCCGAAGTCTCGCCGATGCCGTTGAGCTCGGTGTAGTTGGTGGTGAACTCCGAGCGGCGCTGCAGGTAGATCGAGCCGTCCAGGAAGCTCGGCGCGGCGGTCATCAAAGAGTTCGAGATGTTGTGCAGCATGCGCGGCTGCTCGGACAGATGCGCAGTTTCAATCGACTCGTTGCCGTAATGCGTCAACCAACTGACGGTGAAGGGGACGGCGTGCGCGGCACGGCCACCGCCGAGCGTGATCAGTAGAAACAGCAGCAGACAAGATATACGTCGCATGGAAACACACT is a window encoding:
- a CDS encoding DUF1559 domain-containing protein, which produces MSQLLQILILFVVFAGILIALLMPEVGSREASGRARCSDNLKQIGLALSNYYDVYDALPPAYVVDRHGRPMHSWRALLLPYFGDGLASQYDFDEPWDGPHNRPLIDKMPDALRCPDDKDAPPGTTNYVAVIGDQTAWPYDKSRTREALVDGLPRTAVVVEVTGLNIPWTAPRDLDFEMLDFNVNSETDYGVRSHHHGGASVLLGDGSVRFLPPNSPPELLRSLLTVAGGESVTLP
- a CDS encoding PEP-CTERM sorting domain-containing protein is translated as MRRISCLLLFLLITLGGGRAAHAVPFTVSWLTHYGNESIETAHLSEQPRMLHNISNSLMTAAPSFLDGSIYLQRRSEFTTNYTELNGIGETSEEWLRSNRVTISTSAVVITAVREDTNPGAGALLTSLGWTPLDQTITLAYYSGTAHLDLYAGLVNAGQVDLQGAGVNDLRIGTLPSSIYYFFQSPSVFSPELLSEFKLVPEPGTLVLAATGVLLFAAARRRR